In the genome of Cryptomeria japonica chromosome 8, Sugi_1.0, whole genome shotgun sequence, one region contains:
- the LOC131079619 gene encoding disease resistance protein Roq1-like isoform X1, with product MAENQFSVNGFHFNIWSRRSGTRSIFGTRASQQKDQILLDCPDTKINLAKPLYDSLQQTGIQAYLDQLETELGDYFHCAIKNAIFSATVHIAILSPQYAESAWCLAELALMFQTKARIIPLFYHVEPSDFRYIKNGVADAFSKHEEKGRYPRHDIQQWKECLQNVSGIMGYELNGHNDDLNKLYDDIMSAVVKEKQKRKIPLQVAKYEVGLDEVVKDFHNHCQRNGEMRDKIIGIFGMGGSGKTTLSKYLFNSKHSEFSKSTILFDVRENHVKGKLNSLQRKLLSDLEGPKNQDEFCSIEEGIACIKVCLEKSRESKFLIVIDDVDQQKQLDALLPTDALNPNSLVIVTTRDERLLIQAGVRVCYKMKVMNPQHSRELFCWHAFHRQSYKSGFDNLVDSFVDVCGGLPLALQVMGGHVFGSDKVYWKLQLDVVKERPHKDIKDTLKISYDSLEEDQKQIFMDIACFFIGESVSKSMSIWKASGWRAEHAIQTLKDKCLVEVQTCFDGVHTFHKRCHYEPGFVWRMHDHLRDLGRDMADYETSHPRRLWRPEDRIVDMRQIERFQDTLAGSEGNSVRCYSVTADTRSRWLERKYHLADIESEVYAGYFMEISKTSTYVKWLSLGSTYGGDKWIPEYIPLQNLHSLEIFGLSPARLWQRDDQVLVKLKELSCSFDIVCTTDVNDDMLNELVSSFGKFKNLESLHLVFQNFICFSSKLNIEWNWLLKSVRELTNLKALKLEGFEVEGEIALSNTGETTDDRFRMRSLEALSLCDVRNTRKISISRQFCPTLKSLKLCSMIHLTEVNLTGVTTLESLVLLKCIQLKRVLSNYMPELEMFRIKRCPAMKELPNFGRVSCLQRIYITHCQKLQDISAIERLKGLKRIWIAYCPELKSIKAIEQLKGLKRIWIQECTQLQGIICLKELKELKRIFIGQCDRLQDIQGIEYLNRLESIIITECPELQNIRGIEELRGLKEMIIAVGPILSYVQRLQRLPSELTMLMGRAAVTCPDKWKELMSDLDKIAYVLPVETGFYCFLNIEKKVKEMMDLFHKKQRSLSKLIFCAMVHGSNQYICIGTDICIGTRIKLNRSIGLSPPGHFESKIYTCVVNEGWLSKRESWLLPQCHISKLLIMGVEAGEERETLRILETIYAQQRPSDPVYEEYNTLIGDHGMREGVKVDYEDLAEYVDDDEKYDGGDDD from the exons ATGG CAGAGAATCAATTTTCTGTTAATGGCTTCCACTTCAACATCTGGTCGAGGAGATCAGGAACAAGATCCATTTTTGGCACTCGAGCCTCCCAGCAAAAAGATCAAATCCTCCTTGACTGCCCAGACACCAAAATTAATCTGGCTAAGCCGCTCTACGATTCTCTACAGCAAACTGGGATCCAGGCATATCTCGATCAACTAGAGACTGAACTGGGAGATTATTTTCATTGTGCCATAAAGAATGCTATATTCTCTGCCACAGTGCACATAGCCATCTTGTCACCGCAATATGCAGAGTCTGCTTGGTGCTTAGCTGAACTAGCTTTGATGTTCCAAACCAAAGCAAGAATTATTCCCCTGTTTTACCATGTTGAGCCTTCAGATTTCCGCTATATCAAAAATGGAGTGGCAGATGCATTTTCCAAACACGAAGAGAAGGGCAGATATCCCCGTCATGACATTCAGCAGTGGAAAGAATGCCTGCAGAACGTTTCAGGGATCATGGGCTACGAACTCAATGGACATAATGA TGACCTGAATAAGCTGTATGATGACATCATGTCCGCTGTAGTTAAGGAgaagcaaaaaagaaaaattcCTTTGCAAGTTGCAAAGTATGAGGTGGGACTTGATGAGGTTGTGAAAGATTTCCACAACCATTGCCAGAGAAATGGAGAGATGAGAGATAAAATAATTGGCATCTTTGGAATGGGTGGGTCTGGCAAGACCACTCTCTCTAAATATTTGTTCAATAGCAAACATTCGGAATTTAGTAAATCAACTATTCTGTTTGATGTGCGGGAAAACCATGTCAAAGGTAAGCTGAATTCTTTGCAAAGAAAGCTTCTCAGTGATCTAGAAGGGCCGAAAAATCAGGATGAATTTTGTAGTATAGAAGAAGGAATTGCATGTATCAAGGTGTGCCTTGAAAAGAGTCGAGAATCAAAATTCCTTATAGTAATAGACGATGTTGATCAGCAGAAGCAATTAGATGCCCTATTACCTACAGATGCCCTCAATCCCAACAGTTTGGTGATTGTGACGACCCGTGATGAGAGACTTCTTATACAGGCCGGAGTGAGAGTCTGTTATAAGATGAAAGTAATGAATCCACAGCATAGCAGAGAGCTCTTCTGCTGGCATGCGTTTCATAGGCAATCTTATAAAAGTGGATTTGATAATTTGGTAGACAGCTTTGTCGATGTGTGTGGAGGTTTACCTCTTGCTCTTCAAGTGATGGGCGGGCATGTTTTTGGCAGTGACAAAGTTTATTGGAAGTTACAATTAGATGTTGTTAAGGAAAGACCACACAAAGACATAAAAGACACTCTTAAAATAAGCTATGATTCTCTGGAAGAGGATCAAAAACAAATATTCATGGATATAGCATGCTTTTTCATAGGGGAAAGCGTGAGCAAGTCCATGAGTATATGGAAGGCTTCAGGGTGGAGAGCCGAACATGCAATTCAGACCCTCAAGGACAAATGCCTTGTAGAAGTGCAAACTTGTTTTGATGGCGTACACACTTTTCATAAGAGATGCCATTATGAGCCAGGCTTTGTTTGGAGAATGCATGACCACCTCCGCGACTTGGGGAGAGATATGGCAGATTATGAAACGAGCCATCCTCGCCGGCTCTGGCGTCCTGAAGATCGT ATTGTTGATATGAGACAAATCGAGAGATTCCAAGACACCCTCGCTGGCTCCGAAGGAAACAGTGTCAGATGTTACAGTGTCACGGCCGACACTAGATCTCGCTGGCTCGAAAGGAAATATCATCTGGCCGACATTGAAAGTGAAGTTTATGCGGGTTATTTCATggagatttcaaagacatcaacttATGTAAAATGGCTTTCACTTGGCTCTACTTACGGTGGTGATAAATGGATTCCTGAATATATTCCTCTACAAAATTTGCACTCCTTAGAAATTTTTGGATTATCACCTGCGAGATTGTGGCAAAGGGATGACCAG GTCCTAGTGAAGTTGAAAGAGCTATCTTGCAGCTTTGACATTGTCTGTACTACAGACGTCAATGATGATATGCTTAACGAACTGGTGAGTTCGTTTGGAAAGTTCAAAAATCTGGAAAGTCTGCACCTAGTATTTCAAAATTTCATATGTTTTTCCTCAAAATTGAATATTGAATGGAATTGGTTGCTAAAATCTGTAAGAGAGCTTACCAATCTAAAAGCTTTAAAGTTGGAAGGGTTTGAGGTAGAAGGGGAAATTGCTTTAAGCAACACGGGAGAGACAACTGATGATCGGTTTCGTATGAGAAGCCTTGAAGCCCTGTCTCTTTGTGATGTACGTAACACAAGGAAGATCTCAATTAGCAGGCAGTTCTGTCCCACGCTTAAATCTCTTAAGCTTTGTTCTATGATACATCTAACTGAAGTGAATTTAACAGGGGTAACCACACTGGAATCTCTGGTGCTATTGAAATGTATACAGTTGAAAAGAGTGTTGAGCAATTATATGCCAGAACTTGAAATGTTCCGCATAAAAAGATGCCCGGCTATGAAAGAGCTGCCAAATTTTGGGCGTGTTAGTTGTCTGCAGAGGATTTATATTACCCACTGTCAGAAGCTGCAGGATATATCAGCTATTGAAAGATTGAAGGGATTGAAGAGGATCTGGATTGCTTATTGTCCAGAGCTGAAGAGTATAAAAGCTATTGAACAATTGAAGGGATTGAAGAGAATCTGGATTCAGGAATGTACACAGCTGCAGGGTATAATTTGTCTTAAAGAATTGAAGGAGTTGAAGAGAATCTTCATTGGGCAGTGTGACAGGCTGCAGGATATACAAGGCATTGAATATTTAAATCGCCTGGAGAGCATTATCATTACTGAATGTCCGGAGCTGCAGAATATAAGGGGTATTGAAGAATTGAGAGGACTGAAGGAGATGATCATTGCAGTCGGTCCTATATTAAGTTACGTTCAAAGGTTGCAG AGATTGCCGTCCGAGCTTACAATGCTAATGGGGAGAGCGGCGGTTACATGTCCAGATAAATGGAAAGAGCTAATGTCAGATTTAGATAAAATTGCATACGTATTGCCTGTGGAGACTGGTTTCTATTGTTTCTTGAATATTGAGAAAAAAGTAAAGGAGATGATGGATTTGTTTCATAAAAAGCAACGTTCGCTCAGTAAATTGATCTTCTGCGCTATGGTTCACGGAAGCAATCAGTATATTTGTATCGGGACGGATATTTGTATCGGGACCAGGATCAAGCTTAACAGATCCATTGGCCTAAGCCCTCCAGGTCATTTTGAATCCAAGATATATACGTGCGTAGTTAATGAGGGCTGGCTCTCAAAACGAGAGTCCTGGCTGCTACCACAATGTCATATAAGCAAGTTGTTGATAATGGGAGTGGAGGCAGGCGAAGAAAGGGAAACCCTCCGCATATTGGAAACCATATATGCTCAACAACGGCCTTCTGACCCTGTGTATGAGGAGTATAATACGCTTATTGGCGACCATGGTATGCGCGAGGGTGTTAAGGTTGATTATGAAGATTTGGCTGAGTATGTTGACGacgatgaaaaatatgatggtggtgaCGAtgattga
- the LOC131079619 gene encoding disease resistance protein Roq1-like isoform X2: MENQFSVNGFHFNIWSRRSGTRSIFGTRASQQKDQILLDCPDTKINLAKPLYDSLQQTGIQAYLDQLETELGDYFHCAIKNAIFSATVHIAILSPQYAESAWCLAELALMFQTKARIIPLFYHVEPSDFRYIKNGVADAFSKHEEKGRYPRHDIQQWKECLQNVSGIMGYELNGHNDDLNKLYDDIMSAVVKEKQKRKIPLQVAKYEVGLDEVVKDFHNHCQRNGEMRDKIIGIFGMGGSGKTTLSKYLFNSKHSEFSKSTILFDVRENHVKGKLNSLQRKLLSDLEGPKNQDEFCSIEEGIACIKVCLEKSRESKFLIVIDDVDQQKQLDALLPTDALNPNSLVIVTTRDERLLIQAGVRVCYKMKVMNPQHSRELFCWHAFHRQSYKSGFDNLVDSFVDVCGGLPLALQVMGGHVFGSDKVYWKLQLDVVKERPHKDIKDTLKISYDSLEEDQKQIFMDIACFFIGESVSKSMSIWKASGWRAEHAIQTLKDKCLVEVQTCFDGVHTFHKRCHYEPGFVWRMHDHLRDLGRDMADYETSHPRRLWRPEDRIVDMRQIERFQDTLAGSEGNSVRCYSVTADTRSRWLERKYHLADIESEVYAGYFMEISKTSTYVKWLSLGSTYGGDKWIPEYIPLQNLHSLEIFGLSPARLWQRDDQVLVKLKELSCSFDIVCTTDVNDDMLNELVSSFGKFKNLESLHLVFQNFICFSSKLNIEWNWLLKSVRELTNLKALKLEGFEVEGEIALSNTGETTDDRFRMRSLEALSLCDVRNTRKISISRQFCPTLKSLKLCSMIHLTEVNLTGVTTLESLVLLKCIQLKRVLSNYMPELEMFRIKRCPAMKELPNFGRVSCLQRIYITHCQKLQDISAIERLKGLKRIWIAYCPELKSIKAIEQLKGLKRIWIQECTQLQGIICLKELKELKRIFIGQCDRLQDIQGIEYLNRLESIIITECPELQNIRGIEELRGLKEMIIAVGPILSYVQRLQRLPSELTMLMGRAAVTCPDKWKELMSDLDKIAYVLPVETGFYCFLNIEKKVKEMMDLFHKKQRSLSKLIFCAMVHGSNQYICIGTDICIGTRIKLNRSIGLSPPGHFESKIYTCVVNEGWLSKRESWLLPQCHISKLLIMGVEAGEERETLRILETIYAQQRPSDPVYEEYNTLIGDHGMREGVKVDYEDLAEYVDDDEKYDGGDDD, from the exons ATGG AGAATCAATTTTCTGTTAATGGCTTCCACTTCAACATCTGGTCGAGGAGATCAGGAACAAGATCCATTTTTGGCACTCGAGCCTCCCAGCAAAAAGATCAAATCCTCCTTGACTGCCCAGACACCAAAATTAATCTGGCTAAGCCGCTCTACGATTCTCTACAGCAAACTGGGATCCAGGCATATCTCGATCAACTAGAGACTGAACTGGGAGATTATTTTCATTGTGCCATAAAGAATGCTATATTCTCTGCCACAGTGCACATAGCCATCTTGTCACCGCAATATGCAGAGTCTGCTTGGTGCTTAGCTGAACTAGCTTTGATGTTCCAAACCAAAGCAAGAATTATTCCCCTGTTTTACCATGTTGAGCCTTCAGATTTCCGCTATATCAAAAATGGAGTGGCAGATGCATTTTCCAAACACGAAGAGAAGGGCAGATATCCCCGTCATGACATTCAGCAGTGGAAAGAATGCCTGCAGAACGTTTCAGGGATCATGGGCTACGAACTCAATGGACATAATGA TGACCTGAATAAGCTGTATGATGACATCATGTCCGCTGTAGTTAAGGAgaagcaaaaaagaaaaattcCTTTGCAAGTTGCAAAGTATGAGGTGGGACTTGATGAGGTTGTGAAAGATTTCCACAACCATTGCCAGAGAAATGGAGAGATGAGAGATAAAATAATTGGCATCTTTGGAATGGGTGGGTCTGGCAAGACCACTCTCTCTAAATATTTGTTCAATAGCAAACATTCGGAATTTAGTAAATCAACTATTCTGTTTGATGTGCGGGAAAACCATGTCAAAGGTAAGCTGAATTCTTTGCAAAGAAAGCTTCTCAGTGATCTAGAAGGGCCGAAAAATCAGGATGAATTTTGTAGTATAGAAGAAGGAATTGCATGTATCAAGGTGTGCCTTGAAAAGAGTCGAGAATCAAAATTCCTTATAGTAATAGACGATGTTGATCAGCAGAAGCAATTAGATGCCCTATTACCTACAGATGCCCTCAATCCCAACAGTTTGGTGATTGTGACGACCCGTGATGAGAGACTTCTTATACAGGCCGGAGTGAGAGTCTGTTATAAGATGAAAGTAATGAATCCACAGCATAGCAGAGAGCTCTTCTGCTGGCATGCGTTTCATAGGCAATCTTATAAAAGTGGATTTGATAATTTGGTAGACAGCTTTGTCGATGTGTGTGGAGGTTTACCTCTTGCTCTTCAAGTGATGGGCGGGCATGTTTTTGGCAGTGACAAAGTTTATTGGAAGTTACAATTAGATGTTGTTAAGGAAAGACCACACAAAGACATAAAAGACACTCTTAAAATAAGCTATGATTCTCTGGAAGAGGATCAAAAACAAATATTCATGGATATAGCATGCTTTTTCATAGGGGAAAGCGTGAGCAAGTCCATGAGTATATGGAAGGCTTCAGGGTGGAGAGCCGAACATGCAATTCAGACCCTCAAGGACAAATGCCTTGTAGAAGTGCAAACTTGTTTTGATGGCGTACACACTTTTCATAAGAGATGCCATTATGAGCCAGGCTTTGTTTGGAGAATGCATGACCACCTCCGCGACTTGGGGAGAGATATGGCAGATTATGAAACGAGCCATCCTCGCCGGCTCTGGCGTCCTGAAGATCGT ATTGTTGATATGAGACAAATCGAGAGATTCCAAGACACCCTCGCTGGCTCCGAAGGAAACAGTGTCAGATGTTACAGTGTCACGGCCGACACTAGATCTCGCTGGCTCGAAAGGAAATATCATCTGGCCGACATTGAAAGTGAAGTTTATGCGGGTTATTTCATggagatttcaaagacatcaacttATGTAAAATGGCTTTCACTTGGCTCTACTTACGGTGGTGATAAATGGATTCCTGAATATATTCCTCTACAAAATTTGCACTCCTTAGAAATTTTTGGATTATCACCTGCGAGATTGTGGCAAAGGGATGACCAG GTCCTAGTGAAGTTGAAAGAGCTATCTTGCAGCTTTGACATTGTCTGTACTACAGACGTCAATGATGATATGCTTAACGAACTGGTGAGTTCGTTTGGAAAGTTCAAAAATCTGGAAAGTCTGCACCTAGTATTTCAAAATTTCATATGTTTTTCCTCAAAATTGAATATTGAATGGAATTGGTTGCTAAAATCTGTAAGAGAGCTTACCAATCTAAAAGCTTTAAAGTTGGAAGGGTTTGAGGTAGAAGGGGAAATTGCTTTAAGCAACACGGGAGAGACAACTGATGATCGGTTTCGTATGAGAAGCCTTGAAGCCCTGTCTCTTTGTGATGTACGTAACACAAGGAAGATCTCAATTAGCAGGCAGTTCTGTCCCACGCTTAAATCTCTTAAGCTTTGTTCTATGATACATCTAACTGAAGTGAATTTAACAGGGGTAACCACACTGGAATCTCTGGTGCTATTGAAATGTATACAGTTGAAAAGAGTGTTGAGCAATTATATGCCAGAACTTGAAATGTTCCGCATAAAAAGATGCCCGGCTATGAAAGAGCTGCCAAATTTTGGGCGTGTTAGTTGTCTGCAGAGGATTTATATTACCCACTGTCAGAAGCTGCAGGATATATCAGCTATTGAAAGATTGAAGGGATTGAAGAGGATCTGGATTGCTTATTGTCCAGAGCTGAAGAGTATAAAAGCTATTGAACAATTGAAGGGATTGAAGAGAATCTGGATTCAGGAATGTACACAGCTGCAGGGTATAATTTGTCTTAAAGAATTGAAGGAGTTGAAGAGAATCTTCATTGGGCAGTGTGACAGGCTGCAGGATATACAAGGCATTGAATATTTAAATCGCCTGGAGAGCATTATCATTACTGAATGTCCGGAGCTGCAGAATATAAGGGGTATTGAAGAATTGAGAGGACTGAAGGAGATGATCATTGCAGTCGGTCCTATATTAAGTTACGTTCAAAGGTTGCAG AGATTGCCGTCCGAGCTTACAATGCTAATGGGGAGAGCGGCGGTTACATGTCCAGATAAATGGAAAGAGCTAATGTCAGATTTAGATAAAATTGCATACGTATTGCCTGTGGAGACTGGTTTCTATTGTTTCTTGAATATTGAGAAAAAAGTAAAGGAGATGATGGATTTGTTTCATAAAAAGCAACGTTCGCTCAGTAAATTGATCTTCTGCGCTATGGTTCACGGAAGCAATCAGTATATTTGTATCGGGACGGATATTTGTATCGGGACCAGGATCAAGCTTAACAGATCCATTGGCCTAAGCCCTCCAGGTCATTTTGAATCCAAGATATATACGTGCGTAGTTAATGAGGGCTGGCTCTCAAAACGAGAGTCCTGGCTGCTACCACAATGTCATATAAGCAAGTTGTTGATAATGGGAGTGGAGGCAGGCGAAGAAAGGGAAACCCTCCGCATATTGGAAACCATATATGCTCAACAACGGCCTTCTGACCCTGTGTATGAGGAGTATAATACGCTTATTGGCGACCATGGTATGCGCGAGGGTGTTAAGGTTGATTATGAAGATTTGGCTGAGTATGTTGACGacgatgaaaaatatgatggtggtgaCGAtgattga